The genomic DNA agggagggaggaatggagggaaaCAGATATCAACAAGTTTAGTTGAATTTCTGAAGGGCAAAATTTTTAGAATCATGTTTTCTGATTTCAATTCCAGACCTTTCTACATATTCCAGCTTTTATTTATAGGTgaattttgtctttgcttttactACATGAAAAGTATttgcataaaattattttcaaatgagatttaaatcagattagaaatttaaaaattattatgaatttTGGACAATTAAAATGCCAGGTGACAAAATGAATACTTTCCATCCCATTTTTCAAAATTAGTGAATGTTAAAGAAGagaggaagcaaagaaaaaaaagggaaggggaggaaggaaagaaagaaaagagagagctagaaaggaaaaaggagaaaaaaattaaagataagggaaaacagagaaagaaggaaaaaaaagaatagaaagtgaGGAagcttaatataaaaataattctataaataaaCATTATCACCCCTCTCTTACAAATAACTACTCACAATTCTGGAACTAAAAAGTGTTCATCTATCCACATCCATAGGTTTCCTCGGAATGTAACATATAGTCCAATCCAACCAAAATGTCCAGGTTTTAAACTGTTCTGTATGAACTCCTGCAGAGGAAAtagtatatttattcattcatttgtttaaacaAATTTTGATGCCTTCTATAGTGTAAGTCTCTGTGCCggcattaataaaatatattttttcatatacattagCATGTTTTCATGAACAATAGTAACTGCATTATGGCTAACACATGTTCAAAAGCAAGGACAATAAACCTCCCATGCTTCTTAGGCAGTGAACTTGCACCTAGCCATTTTTCCTTGTGTGCTTACATCCTGTTTTTGATTTCTCACCAGCTCATCCAAATTTTGAATCACCAGTAAATGTGCCTGTAGCTCTGTACAATCACGTTGACTCTCTTTCCACGTTTTAAAAGAAGTTGAAAACCAGTAACACTTCCCTTGGTTCAACAGCCAGTCATTTGGGCACAAATAATTGTGTCCTAAAGGAAAATATAGGGGAAAGTTAATTAAACTTTACAGCCAACAGGGAAGATGTAAGatataaatattatcaaatgggactatttggaaaatagatttttccagctcattttttgtcattaaaaagcagttatgtaaaatgagaataacttgCTGACCTGTATATTTCCAGGAGTTGGGCAGGGTTTTGGATGATGGAGTAGGGGAGAACAAAGCTTGTGAATTCCAATCCCCATAATCAAAGGAAGCAAATTATAACATTTTTGACAGTTAATTAtaaactgaaaaagtaaaagcttattatttaatttcctccACTATCTGGTTCTAATTCCTTTGACATTTCAATATTGTCTTTACATCCTGCACTTCATGTCTGTGAGATTACTTACTGTTACTGATGCATTGGGTACTTATTCTCCTGTGCTTGTCATTCATACTGTTACCTTAGTCTTGAAtagcctcctcttccttctttacctGCTTTTTCCTTAATGTACAATTGTATGTCCACCTCAGAAAGGAAGCCTTGAACCAGTCAATTTCTGCTATCTATAAGACTCAACACATAGGTATCGTAATTGATACCTTTGCTAAAGCAAAGGACAAATCGTTTATGTCCTGGTCATTTGTAAACATCTCCGTATCTTCCACCTAATTGGAAGGTTTGTGAGGTGGGACTGTCATATTCATCTTTGACTGTCTTATCATTTAGTACTTTGTatgtaataaatgcttattgttgaATGTTGACTGGTTGGATTAAATATTTCTAAGTTAAAGCATGTCATATTttcactgttaatattttagtCTGTCAACTATGaccctaaaattttatttaaaaattatttttagaaattaaactaTATGTCCAGCTAAGATTAAAAAAGTAACCTGAGCAAGTATAACTTGAAAAAGTTTATTAGGACCTAAATTTAGATGTATGAAACATCATATATATTCTTAACTCATTAATACATGCTGTCATCTTGCTATCTAATATAATCCTAGTGTGGGCTTGGGATAGACCTATGTTTGATTAATCTACATGAAATATTCTATGATATAGGTATTATAATATCCtcatttgaaagttaaaaaaattatgtttaatttgcCTAAATTCATGTGAACAGTTGGCTGAAATCTCTTGATTCAAACACAGGTCTATCCCAAACCCACACTCTTCCCACTACAGCCTACAGCCATTACATGTTACACCTATCAGTGGACGCTCAGTAAATACTTGGCAAGTTAGGTATGGCAGGAAATCCACTATCATCCTGTTGTTGACTCACTAAAAccctatttttttcctcctagaaaTCACTACAACCGTCCTTCCTTTCAACCATTTGATATGCAGCAGTGGCACTGAGGAAGAGGATGTCCTTTTCAATCTCATACCTTTCTCCACCAGCGCTGTTGGCTTACTGTGTAACATGGGTGAATGCGGGAAGAGAGAAGTCAAAACTAAATTTACCCCTAAGAGTAGcacacaacaaacaaaaagagcattACCTGATAGACTGCTGATATTTACATTCTGGGAGAAATCCATTTTTTTATCTGTACTCAGTGCAAAGAAAAGATatgagaaacattaaaaaattaatagcaatCTGGGTACATGAGAAAAAGTACCAGCAGTAAATACAGGCATACtaataaaaattgtgtttctcTTCTCCTATGCATCCACTCCTCTTCTTCCCCAGATTTAACTACGTTTCACCATATCTGCTTTTACTCGTTTAAGTGCAAATCAcaactctatttttttatttttattattttttattattatttatttatttattttgagacagtgtctcgtgcagtctcgactcactgcaagctctgcctctcaggttcacgccattctcctgcctcagcctcccaagtagctaggactacaggccaccacgtccagctaattttttgtatttttagtacagacagggtttcaccatattagccaggatggtctcaatctcctgacctcgtgatccgcccgccttggcctcccaaagtgctgggattacaggcgtgagccactgcgttcgGCCTACAATTCTAAATATTATGTACAATCTTAGACTTCATATATGATgttacatttttgtatattattttatttttttcactggaCTTTTTAAttgatgttcttttttcttttttttatttttattacttttcttaactttttttaaattttatatatatacagaatCTGGCTTTGTCACCTGAGTTGAAGTGCAGTgggccatcacggctcactgcaacatctggctcctgagctcaagccaccctcttgcctcagtttcccaagtagctgagagtacaggtgcccacctccacacccagctaatttttgtacatttttttattagggacggggttttgctatgttgcccaaactggtctgtggaactcctgggctcaagcgctctgcctgcctcgcctccgaaagtgctgggattacaggcatgagctccaACACCTAGTCTTGATCTTACTTTCCTTTGttgcagaccaaaaaaaaaaaatcttttgaccATATCATCAAGTTCCTTCAGCTTCCTAGTTGCATCGTTTAGAGTGTGTTTTCATGTAGACAGAATTAATTGCTAGCTAGGAAAACAGAACAGTTGTTAATTTGAAAAGTCTTTTAATTATATTCTGGGGCTAGCTTGATTCTATCTTAAGATAGCCACCCACCTCCCAcattcttttttgctgttgttgttccaaaagaatgaatggaaaaaatatttacttgattactcttgttttaaatttaagttaaaatcaAGATTGCTCGTACCTTTGAAGGCATTGCTCCAGTAGAGTCTTTTTAGGtgcatttaaaaatctgatgcTAATTTGCTTTGGGGGGAAAACTATTTATATAAACCCTTTAGGATTATATTTTTACTCATGGTGTTCtgaaattatctatctatctaatctatcatctcTTTCTATGTATTATCTATTTTTGTATTCTGTTCTGAACTTAGTGGGTTCTTGTAAGCTGAAAACTCAtactttttggttttgcttttactCTTGAAAAatggtttatattattttttcatcattttatatgtactttttttcacctattttcttcttctggaagcttGTTAAAAGAGCTATTGACCTTCCTGGATAAACAggtattttttgatttttttttttgtctcagatatcctcttatatttatttatttttttctgacatttttctttatgctCTGGGATATTTGGTTAGCTATCATGACTTTTCAGAAGACAGGGCACAAGAAACAGCAAGCTATGTGGTAGACCTATACATTACTCCCCTCTCTCActccaaaaccaaaacaaggGGGTATACACCTTATTGCACAGGCCACCAGTCCATAAATCAGGAACACTACCTAGCTCTATCTATATATCTCACTGTTTtagagagttcttttttttttgcatgctaTAGGGGCAAAATCCACTGTGTAAATAGACCGACAGATTGACAAGACACCAATCGAAAAGAGCCTGGCTTAG from Papio anubis isolate 15944 chromosome 9, Panubis1.0, whole genome shotgun sequence includes the following:
- the KLRF2 gene encoding killer cell lectin-like receptor subfamily F member 2 isoform X3 — translated: MTVIGVKFWHKKMDFSQNVNISSLSGHNYLCPNDWLLNQGKCYWFSTSFKTWKESQRDCTELQAHLLVIQNLDELVRNQKQDEFIQNSLKPGHFGWIGLYVTFRGNLWMWIDEHFLVPELFSVIGPTDDRSCAVITGKWVYSEDCSSTFKGICQRDAILTRNRTSVV
- the KLRF2 gene encoding killer cell lectin-like receptor subfamily F member 2 isoform X2 — protein: MENEDGYMMLNFKNHKSKQKSKDFSLYPQYYCLLLIFGCIGILIFIMTVIGVKFWHKKMDFSQNVNISSLSGHNYLCPNDWLLNQGKCYWFSTSFKTWKESQRDCTELQAHLLVIQNLDELEFIQNSLKPGHFGWIGLYVTFRGNLWMWIDEHFLVPELFSVIGPTDDRSCAVITGKWVYSEDCSSTFKGICQRDAILTRNRTSVV
- the KLRF2 gene encoding killer cell lectin-like receptor subfamily F member 2 isoform X1, translating into MENEDGYMMLNFKNHKSKQKSKDFSLYPQYYCLLLIFGCIGILIFIMTVIGVKFWHKKMDFSQNVNISSLSGHNYLCPNDWLLNQGKCYWFSTSFKTWKESQRDCTELQAHLLVIQNLDELVRNQKQDEFIQNSLKPGHFGWIGLYVTFRGNLWMWIDEHFLVPELFSVIGPTDDRSCAVITGKWVYSEDCSSTFKGICQRDAILTRNRTSVV